A genomic window from Paucibacter sp. KCTC 42545 includes:
- the minC gene encoding septum site-determining protein MinC — protein sequence MKSASLSLLALVLKSADLAELSTALASKWGDTPELFSQDPLLLDFSQLPADADAAALLDVAALLALLRQYRLQPVAIMGARPDELAQALSLGLAEAPADEVQASRPRADDAPVQIREVVREVVREVIVEVPVPAEGSSAKTLIIDKPLRSGQQVYAKGGDLVVLALVNHGAEVIADGSIHVYAPLRGKAIAGAKGNTEARIFAMSMEAELIAIAGTYRTTENPLPDTVLGKAAQIRLEGEKLVMEPLKL from the coding sequence TTGAAGAGCGCCAGCCTGAGTTTGCTTGCGCTGGTGCTGAAGTCCGCCGACTTGGCCGAACTGAGCACCGCCCTGGCCAGCAAATGGGGCGATACGCCCGAGCTGTTCAGCCAAGACCCGCTCTTGCTGGACTTCAGCCAATTGCCCGCTGATGCCGATGCGGCCGCTTTGCTCGACGTGGCGGCCTTGCTGGCCTTGCTGCGCCAGTACCGCCTGCAGCCGGTGGCCATCATGGGCGCACGTCCGGATGAGCTGGCTCAGGCCCTGAGCCTGGGTTTGGCCGAGGCGCCCGCTGACGAGGTGCAAGCCTCACGCCCCCGCGCCGACGATGCTCCGGTTCAAATTCGAGAAGTGGTGCGCGAAGTTGTTCGTGAGGTCATCGTCGAAGTGCCCGTGCCGGCTGAAGGCAGCAGCGCCAAGACCCTGATCATCGACAAGCCCTTGCGCAGCGGCCAGCAGGTCTATGCCAAGGGCGGTGATCTGGTGGTGCTGGCCCTGGTTAACCACGGCGCCGAGGTGATTGCCGATGGCAGCATCCACGTTTACGCACCGCTGCGCGGCAAGGCCATTGCCGGCGCCAAGGGCAATACCGAGGCACGCATTTTCGCCATGAGCATGGAAGCGGAGTTGATCGCCATCGCCGGCACCTATCGCACCACCGAAAACCCCTTGCCCGACACCGTCTTGGGCAAGGCTGCGCAGATTCGGCTGGAAGGCGAGAAATTGGTGATGGAGCCGCTCAAGCTCTGA
- the metG gene encoding methionine--tRNA ligase: protein MTRKLFVTTALPYANANFHIGHIMEYTQADVWVRFQRMMGQEVHFVCADDAHGAPIMIAAEKAGKTPQQFVADIASGRKPYLDGFHISFDNWHSTDGAENHELSKDVYRALRRQELIDVKAIEQFFDPEKSMFLPDRFIKGECPKCGAKDQYGDSCEVCGAVYAPTEVKNPYSVLTGATPILKSSEHYFFKLSDPRCIAFLEEWTQSPGRLQPEVFNKIKEWFTKDEEGKGGLGDWDISRDAPYFGIEIPDAPGKYFYVWLDAPIGYLASLKNYFGKIGRDFDAFLADPEVEQIHFIGKDITYFHTLFWPAMLHFSGRKTPDHVFVHGFMTVNNGEKMSKSRGTGLDPMKYLSLGLNAECLRYYIAAKLNGRVEDIDFNPEDFVARINSDLVGKYINIASRAAGFLSKRFGGHLSGDVGVEGRTLLDGLRADAATIAELYEEREFGKALRETMLLADRVNEYVDQNKPWELAKQEGKDAVLQDVCSVCIEAFRLLTIYLKPVLPALAAKVEAFLRVEPLQFSDAARALGAHQIGTYEHLMQRVDIKVVEALFEAPPAPKVIPGGEDTAPEIKIDDFSKVDLRIAKIVKAEHVEGSDKLLRLTLDAGEGRLRNVFSGIKSAYQPEQLEGKLTVMVANLAPRKMKFGISEGMVLAASHADEKANPGIFVLEPFPGAQPGMRVR, encoded by the coding sequence ATGACCCGCAAGCTCTTCGTCACCACCGCCCTTCCCTACGCCAACGCCAACTTCCACATTGGCCACATCATGGAATACACCCAGGCCGATGTCTGGGTGCGCTTCCAGCGCATGATGGGTCAGGAGGTGCACTTTGTTTGCGCCGACGACGCGCACGGCGCGCCCATCATGATTGCGGCCGAAAAGGCCGGCAAAACGCCGCAGCAATTCGTGGCCGACATCGCCTCGGGCCGCAAGCCCTATCTCGACGGCTTCCACATCAGCTTTGACAACTGGCACTCCACCGACGGCGCGGAGAACCATGAGTTGTCCAAAGACGTCTACCGCGCCCTGCGCCGCCAGGAACTGATCGATGTGAAAGCGATCGAGCAATTCTTCGACCCCGAGAAGTCGATGTTCCTGCCGGACCGCTTCATCAAGGGCGAATGCCCCAAGTGCGGCGCCAAGGATCAGTACGGCGATTCCTGCGAAGTCTGCGGCGCCGTCTACGCGCCGACCGAAGTCAAGAACCCCTACTCGGTGCTGACCGGCGCCACGCCCATCCTCAAGAGTTCGGAGCACTACTTCTTCAAGCTCAGCGATCCGCGCTGCATCGCCTTCCTCGAAGAATGGACGCAATCGCCGGGCCGGCTGCAGCCCGAGGTTTTCAACAAGATCAAGGAATGGTTCACCAAGGACGAAGAGGGCAAGGGCGGCCTGGGCGACTGGGACATCAGCCGCGACGCGCCTTACTTCGGCATCGAGATCCCCGACGCGCCGGGCAAGTATTTCTACGTTTGGCTGGACGCACCGATTGGCTATCTGGCCTCGCTGAAGAACTATTTCGGCAAGATCGGCCGCGACTTTGACGCCTTCCTGGCCGACCCCGAGGTGGAGCAGATCCACTTCATTGGCAAAGACATCACCTATTTCCACACCTTGTTCTGGCCCGCCATGCTGCACTTCAGCGGCCGCAAGACGCCTGACCACGTGTTCGTGCACGGCTTCATGACCGTCAACAACGGCGAAAAGATGAGCAAGAGCCGCGGCACCGGCTTGGACCCGATGAAGTACCTCAGCCTGGGCCTGAACGCCGAGTGCCTGCGCTACTACATCGCCGCCAAGCTCAACGGCCGGGTCGAGGACATCGACTTCAACCCGGAAGACTTTGTCGCCCGCATCAATAGCGACCTGGTTGGCAAGTACATCAACATCGCGTCGCGCGCCGCCGGCTTCCTGAGTAAGCGTTTCGGCGGCCATTTGTCCGGCGATGTGGGCGTCGAAGGCCGCACCTTGCTGGACGGTCTGCGCGCCGATGCCGCAACAATTGCCGAGCTGTACGAAGAGCGCGAATTCGGCAAAGCCTTGCGCGAGACCATGCTGCTGGCCGACCGCGTCAACGAGTATGTGGATCAGAACAAGCCCTGGGAATTGGCCAAACAAGAAGGCAAGGACGCCGTGCTGCAAGACGTTTGCAGCGTCTGCATCGAAGCCTTCCGCCTGCTGACGATCTACCTCAAGCCGGTGCTGCCCGCGCTGGCCGCCAAGGTGGAAGCCTTTTTGCGCGTCGAGCCCCTGCAATTCAGCGATGCCGCCCGCGCACTCGGCGCCCATCAGATCGGCACCTATGAGCATTTGATGCAGCGCGTCGACATCAAGGTGGTCGAGGCCTTATTCGAAGCACCGCCTGCGCCGAAAGTGATTCCCGGCGGCGAAGACACCGCGCCCGAGATCAAGATCGATGACTTCAGCAAGGTCGATCTGCGCATTGCCAAGATCGTCAAGGCCGAGCATGTGGAAGGCTCCGACAAATTGCTGCGCCTGACCCTGGACGCCGGCGAAGGCCGCCTGCGCAATGTGTTCAGCGGAATCAAGAGCGCCTATCAGCCCGAACAGCTCGAAGGCAAGCTGACGGTGATGGTGGCCAATCTGGCGCCACGCAAGATGAAATTCGGCATCAGCGAAGGCATGGTGCTGGCCGCCAGCCACGCGGACGAGAAAGCCAACCCCGGCATCTTCGTGCTGGAGCCCTTCCCCGGTGCGCAGCCGGGCATGCGGGTGCGCTAA
- the minE gene encoding cell division topological specificity factor MinE has product MGFLSFFLGEKKTTANVAKERLQLILAHERNGRNAKPDYLPQLQRELVAVISKYVNINPNDLKVTVEHEGDLEVLEVKIELPESAR; this is encoded by the coding sequence ATGGGATTTCTGAGTTTCTTTCTCGGCGAGAAGAAGACCACGGCCAATGTCGCCAAGGAGCGCCTGCAGCTGATTCTTGCGCACGAACGCAATGGCCGTAACGCCAAGCCGGATTACCTGCCGCAGCTGCAGCGCGAGCTGGTGGCGGTGATTTCGAAGTACGTCAATATCAATCCCAACGACCTTAAGGTCACCGTCGAGCACGAAGGTGATCTGGAAGTGTTGGAAGTGAAGATCGAGCTGCCCGAGTCGGCGCGCTGA
- a CDS encoding SulP family inorganic anion transporter: MFDKLHRFHPRSLDLLKDYSRARFVADLGAGFTVGVVALPLALAFAIASGVKPEQGVFTAIIAGFLISALGGSSVQIGGPAGAFIVIIYGIQQRYGLGNLLIATILAGGLLLAMGALKLGVLVRYIPVSIVIGFTNGIAILIGLSQLKDFLGLQIDKMPADFFSQLAVLSEHWREVQPWAPLVGSACVLIVVLWPKTYAMDRAAQGFKPKLRRWMSQLPGTVIALAAATAATYLLHLPLDTIGSRFGGIPQGLPSFALPDFSWSSAQMLLIPTITIALLGAIESLLCARVADKLTELKRHDPNQELMAQGIANIVTPFFGGIPATGTIARTVTNVRAGANSPVAGMVHALCLLIIILVAAPLAAHIPLAALAGILLVVAWNMGDWHEFARLRHFSLPYRTILLGTFVLTVVFDLTVAVEVGLVLACVFFIYRMSTLFKVEPMELPYVAPAITRSSKVYQLYGSLFFGAVGKVENLASVLGVQHHTLVLDAQMLISMDSSGLDALQQLQSTLERQGQKLILCGLNEQPASLIQRGGLAEALGAKGIYPDLSDWLLSQMQITTPKPL; encoded by the coding sequence ATGTTTGACAAGCTGCACCGCTTCCACCCGCGCTCACTCGACCTGCTCAAGGACTATTCCCGGGCGCGCTTTGTCGCTGACCTGGGCGCCGGCTTCACCGTCGGTGTAGTGGCGCTCCCGCTGGCCCTGGCCTTTGCCATTGCCTCCGGCGTGAAGCCCGAACAAGGCGTGTTCACGGCCATCATCGCGGGCTTTTTGATCTCGGCACTGGGCGGCTCCAGTGTGCAGATCGGCGGGCCGGCGGGCGCCTTCATCGTCATCATTTACGGCATTCAGCAGCGCTACGGCCTGGGCAATCTGCTCATCGCCACCATCCTGGCCGGCGGCCTGCTGCTGGCGATGGGGGCTTTGAAGCTGGGCGTACTGGTGCGCTACATCCCGGTCAGCATCGTCATCGGCTTCACCAATGGCATTGCCATCCTGATCGGCCTGTCGCAGCTCAAAGACTTTCTGGGCCTGCAAATCGACAAGATGCCGGCCGACTTTTTCAGCCAGCTGGCCGTGCTGAGCGAGCACTGGCGTGAGGTGCAGCCCTGGGCGCCGCTGGTCGGTAGCGCCTGTGTCTTGATCGTCGTGCTCTGGCCCAAAACCTATGCCATGGACCGCGCGGCACAAGGCTTCAAGCCCAAACTGCGGCGCTGGATGTCGCAACTGCCCGGCACGGTGATTGCCCTGGCTGCGGCCACCGCCGCGACCTACTTGCTGCATCTGCCGCTGGACACCATCGGCAGCCGCTTCGGCGGTATTCCGCAGGGTTTGCCCAGCTTCGCCCTGCCGGACTTCAGCTGGAGCAGCGCGCAGATGCTGCTCATCCCAACCATCACCATCGCCTTGCTGGGGGCGATCGAATCGCTCTTGTGCGCCCGGGTGGCCGACAAGCTCACTGAGCTGAAGCGTCACGATCCCAACCAAGAGTTGATGGCCCAAGGCATCGCCAATATCGTTACGCCCTTTTTCGGCGGCATTCCGGCCACCGGCACCATTGCCCGCACCGTCACCAATGTACGGGCTGGCGCCAACAGCCCAGTGGCGGGCATGGTGCACGCGCTGTGCTTGCTGATCATCATCCTGGTGGCGGCACCGCTGGCGGCGCATATTCCGCTGGCGGCGCTGGCCGGCATTTTGCTGGTCGTGGCCTGGAATATGGGAGACTGGCATGAGTTCGCACGCCTGCGCCATTTCAGCCTGCCCTACCGGACGATTCTGCTGGGCACCTTTGTGCTGACCGTGGTGTTCGACCTGACCGTGGCGGTGGAAGTGGGTCTGGTGCTGGCCTGCGTGTTTTTCATCTACCGCATGAGCACCTTGTTCAAGGTCGAGCCGATGGAGCTGCCCTATGTGGCGCCCGCCATCACCCGAAGCAGCAAGGTCTATCAGCTCTATGGCTCACTCTTCTTTGGCGCCGTGGGTAAGGTTGAAAACTTGGCCTCGGTGCTGGGCGTCCAGCACCACACCTTGGTGCTGGACGCGCAAATGCTGATCTCCATGGACAGCTCGGGCCTGGACGCCTTGCAGCAGTTGCAAAGCACGCTGGAGCGGCAAGGCCAAAAGCTCATCTTATGCGGGCTCAACGAGCAGCCCGCCAGCTTGATCCAGCGCGGCGGCCTGGCCGAAGCGCTGGGCGCCAAAGGCATCTACCCCGATCTGTCGGACTGGCTGCTGAGCCAGATGCAGATCACGACGCCAAAGCCCCTGTAA
- the minD gene encoding septum site-determining protein MinD, with amino-acid sequence MTKIVVVTSGKGGVGKTTTSASFATGLALRGHKTCVIDFDVGLRNLDLIMGCERRVVYDLINVINDEIKLSQALIKDKQLDKLFILAASQTRDKDALSVEGVERVLEELKAMDFDFIVCDSPAGIETGALMAMHFADEALVVTNPEVSSVRDSDRILGMLNSKTKRAIDGKEPIKEHLLITRYNPNRVEGGHMLSLEDIHEILRTPLIGVIPESEVVLQSSNQGSPAIHMQGTDVSEAYKDVVSRFLGEDKPMRFIEAVKPSLFKRLFGGK; translated from the coding sequence ATGACCAAGATAGTCGTAGTGACTTCCGGCAAAGGCGGCGTGGGTAAAACCACCACCAGTGCGAGCTTTGCCACCGGCCTGGCCTTGCGCGGCCACAAGACCTGTGTGATCGACTTCGACGTCGGCCTGCGTAACCTCGACCTGATCATGGGTTGCGAGCGTCGCGTGGTCTATGACCTGATCAATGTCATCAACGACGAGATCAAGCTCAGCCAAGCCCTGATCAAGGACAAGCAGCTGGACAAGCTCTTCATCCTGGCCGCCTCGCAAACGCGCGACAAGGATGCCTTGTCGGTCGAGGGCGTGGAGCGTGTGCTCGAAGAGCTCAAGGCCATGGACTTCGACTTCATCGTCTGCGACTCGCCGGCCGGCATCGAAACCGGTGCCCTGATGGCCATGCACTTCGCCGACGAGGCCTTGGTGGTCACCAACCCCGAGGTGTCTTCGGTGCGCGACTCAGACCGCATCCTGGGCATGCTCAATAGCAAGACCAAGCGCGCCATCGACGGCAAAGAGCCCATCAAAGAGCATTTGCTGATCACCCGCTACAACCCGAACCGGGTTGAGGGCGGCCATATGCTGTCGCTGGAAGACATTCACGAGATCCTGCGCACGCCGCTGATCGGTGTGATTCCTGAGTCGGAAGTGGTGCTGCAATCCTCGAACCAAGGTTCGCCTGCGATCCATATGCAAGGCACGGACGTGTCGGAGGCCTACAAGGATGTGGTCAGCCGCTTCCTGGGTGAAGACAAGCCCATGCGCTTCATCGAGGCCGTCAAGCCCAGCCTGTTCAAGCGCCTGTTCGGCGGCAAATAA
- a CDS encoding BCCT family transporter codes for MQKWISAGVIACVVLWGLLAPQHMQAFFNGALAQVTRNFGWLYLWIVLGLVLMCLLLAFSRYGDLKLGKEDDEPEFSSGSWFAMLFSAGMGIGLVFWGVAEPISHFLNPPPGVEAGTPEAANAAMRYSFFHWGLHPWAVYSLVGLAIAFFQFRRDKPALISSATDALPWRHARRIGPLVNILAIVATAFGVAASLGVGALQINAGLQRMLGLPVSINSQLVIIAVTTALFLLSALSGVGRGVKWLSSANLILAACLALAILLLGPTVAIIDTFTNTLGAYLSDFVRMSLRMTPFRASEWVGSWTVFYWAWWISWSPFVGVFIARVSRGRTIREFILGTVLAPTLAAALWFSIFGGTALHLEIFKAVPIAAAVKLDVATAMFAMFDALPLGGLMSAVATLLVVVFFVTSGDSATLVLSMMSSGGKSEPDNKTKLLWGLLVALIAASLLMVGGVNAVQTATIVFALPFSVVLVLIAASLWRAVREDQHAQDKLEKAMRKRLRQGLTEADQGR; via the coding sequence ATGCAGAAGTGGATTTCCGCCGGCGTGATTGCCTGCGTCGTGCTGTGGGGCTTGTTGGCACCACAGCACATGCAGGCCTTTTTCAACGGCGCCTTGGCGCAAGTCACGCGCAACTTTGGCTGGCTCTATTTGTGGATTGTTTTGGGCCTAGTGCTGATGTGCCTGCTTTTGGCATTCAGCCGCTATGGCGATCTCAAGCTGGGCAAGGAGGACGATGAGCCAGAGTTTTCCTCCGGCAGCTGGTTCGCCATGCTGTTCTCGGCCGGCATGGGCATAGGCCTGGTGTTCTGGGGGGTGGCCGAGCCAATCTCGCACTTTCTCAACCCGCCGCCCGGCGTCGAGGCCGGCACGCCCGAGGCCGCCAATGCGGCCATGCGCTACAGCTTTTTCCACTGGGGCCTGCATCCCTGGGCGGTCTACAGCCTGGTCGGTCTGGCCATTGCCTTCTTCCAGTTCCGTCGCGACAAGCCGGCGCTGATCAGCTCGGCCACCGATGCCCTGCCTTGGCGCCATGCGCGCCGCATCGGGCCCTTGGTCAATATCCTGGCCATCGTGGCCACGGCCTTTGGCGTGGCGGCCTCGCTGGGCGTAGGTGCCTTGCAGATCAATGCCGGGCTGCAGCGCATGCTGGGTCTGCCGGTCAGCATCAATTCGCAGTTAGTCATCATTGCCGTCACCACCGCGCTCTTCCTTTTGTCGGCGCTCAGCGGTGTGGGTCGGGGCGTCAAGTGGCTGTCCAGCGCCAATCTGATTCTGGCGGCCTGCTTGGCCCTGGCGATTCTGCTGCTGGGGCCTACGGTGGCCATCATCGATACCTTCACCAATACCCTGGGTGCCTATTTATCTGATTTCGTACGCATGAGCTTGCGCATGACGCCCTTCCGCGCCAGCGAATGGGTGGGCAGCTGGACGGTGTTTTACTGGGCCTGGTGGATTTCATGGTCGCCCTTTGTGGGCGTGTTCATCGCCCGCGTCTCGCGCGGCCGCACCATCCGCGAATTCATTCTGGGCACCGTGCTGGCGCCGACCTTGGCCGCGGCGCTGTGGTTCTCGATCTTCGGTGGCACCGCCTTGCATCTGGAAATTTTCAAGGCCGTGCCCATCGCAGCGGCCGTCAAGCTCGATGTCGCCACCGCCATGTTCGCCATGTTTGATGCCCTGCCGCTGGGCGGCCTGATGAGCGCGGTGGCGACCTTGCTGGTGGTGGTGTTCTTTGTCACCTCGGGCGACTCCGCCACCCTGGTGCTGAGCATGATGAGCAGCGGCGGCAAGTCTGAGCCCGACAACAAAACCAAGCTGCTCTGGGGCCTGCTGGTGGCCTTGATCGCGGCCAGCTTGCTGATGGTGGGCGGTGTCAATGCGGTGCAAACCGCCACCATCGTGTTCGCCCTGCCCTTCTCGGTCGTGTTGGTGCTGATTGCCGCCTCGCTTTGGCGAGCGGTGCGCGAAGACCAACATGCGCAGGACAAGCTGGAAAAGGCCATGCGCAAGCGGCTGCGCCAGGGCTTGACCGAGGCCGATCAAGGCCGCTGA
- a CDS encoding response regulator, whose translation MKVLLIDDHPLILSALKTVIEGLGSNVHVVGADSAAAARAALQASDDFNLVLLDLQLGDASGFDVLDEFRENYPALPVVVISASDRSSDVIRSIDQGAMGFVPKRNSTELLSQALKLVMAGGIYVPPMSLGADAAPPAASCAPSAAQNQHSRLQQIQQEAMASNFQGATGLESLSLTPRQTDVLALLLQGKPNKIIARELGVSVETIKDHVAAVLKALGVGSRTQAVLAVGQLVQKQPDAHFSTWRNGQP comes from the coding sequence ATGAAGGTATTGCTGATCGATGATCATCCGTTGATTTTGTCGGCCTTGAAAACGGTGATTGAAGGTTTGGGCAGCAATGTTCATGTGGTGGGCGCCGACAGCGCGGCGGCTGCGCGCGCCGCGCTGCAGGCCAGCGATGACTTCAATCTGGTCTTGCTTGACTTGCAACTCGGTGACGCCAGCGGCTTCGATGTGCTGGACGAGTTCCGCGAAAACTATCCGGCCTTGCCAGTGGTGGTGATTTCCGCCTCCGACCGATCCAGCGATGTGATCCGCTCCATCGACCAGGGCGCGATGGGTTTTGTGCCCAAGCGCAATAGCACCGAGTTGTTGTCGCAAGCGCTCAAGCTGGTGATGGCCGGCGGCATTTATGTTCCGCCCATGAGTTTGGGCGCGGACGCCGCGCCGCCCGCCGCCAGTTGCGCGCCATCGGCGGCGCAGAACCAGCACAGCCGCCTGCAGCAGATTCAGCAAGAGGCCATGGCCTCCAACTTCCAGGGCGCCACCGGGCTGGAAAGCCTGTCGCTGACGCCGCGCCAAACCGATGTCTTGGCCTTGTTGCTGCAAGGCAAGCCCAACAAAATCATCGCCCGCGAACTGGGCGTGTCGGTCGAAACCATCAAGGACCATGTGGCCGCCGTGCTCAAGGCCTTGGGCGTGGGTTCGCGCACGCAGGCCGTGCTGGCGGTGGGGCAGCTGGTGCAAAAGCAGCCCGATGCGCATTTCTCGACTTGGCGCAACGGGCAGCCTTGA
- a CDS encoding ParA family protein, translated as MPVILIANPKGGVGKSTLSTNVAGALAWRGHQVMLGDADKQQSSRRWLSLRPPQLPAIQGWDFDGELTVKPPKGVSHVVIDTPAGLGGKRLKALYKLADKILIPMQPSLFDIQATFDFVQHLQDLLGELAHKKQPPDIALLGMRAKDGTLSLEQLQQFVPELKLPFLGFLRDTQNYVQLAARGLTLWDVAPSRVERDLQQWQPVLTWLEHRDA; from the coding sequence ATGCCCGTGATCCTCATTGCGAACCCCAAGGGTGGTGTCGGCAAAAGCACGCTGTCCACCAATGTGGCGGGGGCGCTGGCTTGGCGCGGCCACCAGGTGATGTTGGGGGACGCGGACAAGCAGCAGTCCTCGCGCCGCTGGCTCAGCCTGCGTCCGCCACAGCTGCCGGCCATTCAGGGGTGGGACTTTGATGGCGAACTGACCGTCAAGCCGCCCAAGGGCGTCAGTCATGTGGTGATCGACACCCCGGCCGGTCTGGGGGGCAAGCGGCTCAAGGCGCTGTACAAGCTGGCGGACAAGATCCTGATCCCAATGCAGCCGAGCCTGTTTGATATTCAAGCCACCTTCGACTTCGTTCAGCATTTGCAGGATTTGCTGGGCGAGCTGGCGCACAAAAAGCAGCCCCCCGACATCGCTTTGCTTGGCATGCGCGCCAAGGATGGCACTTTGTCGCTGGAGCAGTTGCAGCAGTTCGTGCCGGAGTTGAAGCTGCCTTTTCTGGGTTTCTTGCGCGATACCCAAAACTATGTGCAGCTGGCGGCCCGTGGCCTGACGCTGTGGGATGTGGCGCCCAGTCGGGTCGAGCGTGACCTGCAGCAATGGCAGCCTGTGTTGACTTGGTTGGAGCATCGCGATGCGTGA
- a CDS encoding MaoC family dehydratase, with product MREFANLAEVAALQGQEIGVSEWILIDQARIQQFADATDDQQWIHTDPVRAAAGPFGCTIAHGFLTLSLIPRFFETAFRIRSVRMGLNYGLGRARFPAPVPVGSRLRGRFTLKSCEPLSGGGAQISIEVSVEREGSDKPVCVAESLTRQFE from the coding sequence ATGCGTGAGTTTGCAAACCTGGCCGAAGTGGCCGCCCTGCAAGGGCAAGAGATTGGCGTCAGCGAGTGGATCTTGATCGATCAAGCGCGCATCCAGCAGTTCGCCGATGCCACCGATGATCAGCAGTGGATCCATACCGACCCGGTGCGCGCTGCGGCCGGCCCCTTCGGCTGCACGATTGCGCATGGCTTTTTGACCCTCAGCCTGATCCCGCGATTCTTTGAAACCGCCTTCCGCATCCGCTCGGTGCGCATGGGTTTGAACTATGGCCTGGGGCGGGCGCGCTTCCCCGCGCCTGTGCCGGTGGGCAGCCGGCTGCGCGGCCGCTTCACGCTCAAGAGCTGCGAGCCCCTGTCCGGCGGTGGCGCCCAGATCAGCATTGAGGTGAGCGTGGAGCGCGAAGGATCAGACAAGCCCGTCTGCGTGGCCGAATCGCTGACCCGCCAGTTCGAATAG
- a CDS encoding segregation and condensation protein A, whose translation MPEVVDNVAVARLYGEPLFQMPLDLYIPPDALEVFLEAFQGPLDLLLYLIRRQNFNILDIPLADVTRQYLSYVDQLRKHNLELASEYLLMAAMLIEIKSRMLLPPKKTDDGSEPEDPRAELVRRLLEYEQIKLAAAKLDALPVVGRDFLRAQVHIEQSLEVRFPDVEAVDLRDAWLDILRRARLVQHHRISREHLSVREHMSIVLRRLQGKRFVEFENLFDVSRGQAVLVVTFIAMLELARERLLEVTQAEAFAPIYVRLTYQPS comes from the coding sequence ATGCCGGAGGTGGTGGACAACGTCGCCGTGGCGCGGCTCTACGGCGAGCCGCTGTTCCAGATGCCGCTGGACCTCTACATCCCACCGGATGCGCTGGAGGTTTTTCTCGAAGCCTTTCAAGGCCCGCTGGACCTGCTGCTCTATCTGATTCGGCGGCAGAACTTCAATATTCTCGACATCCCGCTGGCGGATGTGACCCGGCAATACCTCAGCTATGTGGACCAGCTGCGCAAGCACAATCTGGAGCTGGCCAGCGAATATTTGCTGATGGCGGCGATGCTGATCGAGATCAAATCTCGCATGCTCTTGCCGCCCAAGAAAACCGATGACGGCAGCGAGCCCGAGGATCCCCGCGCCGAGCTGGTGCGGCGCTTGTTGGAGTACGAACAAATCAAGCTGGCAGCCGCCAAACTCGACGCCCTGCCCGTTGTTGGCCGCGATTTTCTGCGCGCCCAGGTGCATATCGAGCAGTCGCTGGAAGTGCGATTCCCCGACGTCGAAGCGGTCGATCTGCGCGACGCCTGGCTGGACATCCTGCGCCGCGCCCGGCTGGTTCAACACCACCGCATCAGCCGCGAACATTTGTCGGTGCGCGAGCACATGAGCATCGTGCTGCGCCGCCTGCAGGGCAAGCGCTTTGTCGAGTTTGAGAACTTGTTCGATGTCTCACGCGGCCAGGCCGTGCTGGTGGTGACCTTCATCGCCATGCTGGAGCTGGCCCGCGAGCGCCTGCTCGAGGTCACCCAGGCCGAGGCCTTTGCGCCGATCTATGTGCGCCTGACTTATCAGCCCAGTTGA
- a CDS encoding DUF3460 family protein: MPLFWKAYKSEASTFIDELKAKRPTLEQEQRAGRALLWDKNVDRAAQADYRAARVEQQPYVYQTKSN, translated from the coding sequence ATGCCATTGTTCTGGAAAGCCTACAAGTCCGAAGCCAGCACCTTCATCGATGAGCTGAAGGCCAAGCGCCCGACCCTGGAGCAAGAACAACGCGCCGGCCGTGCCCTGCTGTGGGACAAGAACGTGGATCGCGCCGCCCAGGCCGATTACCGCGCCGCCCGCGTTGAGCAGCAGCCCTACGTCTACCAGACCAAATCCAATTAA
- a CDS encoding VF530 family DNA-binding protein: MTSPNSPASPASSAANKPKDPLHGLTLEAIVTALADYFGWDELGQRIEIRCFQLDPSVASSLKFLRKTPWARAKVESLYLFMLREQARQNPSANR; encoded by the coding sequence ATGACCTCACCTAACTCGCCAGCATCGCCGGCATCATCCGCCGCCAACAAGCCCAAAGACCCGCTGCACGGCCTGACCCTGGAGGCCATCGTCACCGCGCTGGCCGACTACTTTGGTTGGGATGAACTGGGCCAGCGCATCGAGATCCGCTGCTTTCAGTTGGACCCCAGCGTGGCATCGAGCCTGAAGTTCCTGCGCAAGACGCCGTGGGCCCGCGCCAAGGTGGAAAGCCTGTATCTTTTCATGCTCCGCGAACAGGCCCGGCAGAATCCTTCGGCCAATCGCTGA